The following are encoded in a window of Methanomassiliicoccus sp. genomic DNA:
- a CDS encoding DNA-directed RNA polymerase subunit B: MRDLIELYFKDRSIVNHHISSFNDFLSTMDNPNSRMQKIVDNLRVSADDTSRGIIKLEEDRTDGRKVEIRVGRRRDEKTGNIDPQYSRPTIRILNPVVREANGATHKLTPMEARLRNLNYLAPIELEFTIIEDGIEKEPEKVHIGDLPIMLRSKRCNLYKENMEEERELTDSEYREKLIEAAEDPADPGGYFIIGGTERVLISLEDLAPNRVMVEYNERYGTQLEVAKVFSQKEGYRALTLVEKKKDGILMVTVPAASGQIPLVILMKALGMENDKEIYDAIVSVPDMANIVYANIEECHDKKLYPPNGVFTTEDALNYLERKFATGQAREYREKKVESIIDRSLLPHLGDTKEDRIKKAYFLGRIARSVLELSIGMRKEDDKDHYANKRLKLSGDLMEDLFRVAFTNLMKDLKYQLERSFARKKDLRIGSAIRPDLLTHRLLHALATGNWVGGRAGVSQLLDRTSNMSTLSHLRRVTSSLTRSQPHFEARDLHPTQWGRLCPNETPEGQNCGLVKNAALIIDVSEGFREEDVQWLLRDRGVVEVKAGEAITGAKVYVNGDLVGYIENPRVLVSEIRAGRRQGLLSNEINIRYDEEMGEVIINCDEGRLRRPLLVIQEGRPVITRKHLEDIREGKVKWADLLREGVMEWIDAEEEEDSLVAVEPFEPPARCTNCGRALSPTDVDWMNPGVDTKDATVKCKHCGGDMKVPLLITSENTHMEVDPMVILGVAAGVVPYPEHDSSPRVTMGSGMAKQSLGLSCTNYRKRPDTRGHVLHYPQKPMVQTKPMDFVAFNDRPAGQNFVVAVISYHGYNMEDALILNRASIERGLGRSSFLRTYRAEERRYPGGQEDHFEIPSPDVRGARTDLSYANLGEDGLISPETLVSGGDVLVGKTSPPRFLEEETDFLTPQKRRETSITIRPGESGWVDSVMLTESENGSRLVKVKVRDERVPELGDKFASRHGQKGVIGLIVPQEDVPFTCDGVTPDLVINPHAIPSRMTVAHVLEMIGGKVGAMEARSIDGTAFSGEKEQALREALGRAGFNTTGKEVMYDGRTGKKIEAEIFTGVIYYQKLHHMVSGKMHVRSRGPVQILTRQPTEGRSRQGGLRFGEMERDCLIGHGAAMVIKDRLLDESDGTFLYVCGNPACGHIAMMDRRGAIRCPVCGNNTNVHLVQTSYAFKLLLDELLSLGVVMRLQLEDLR, translated from the coding sequence TTGCGTGATTTGATTGAACTGTATTTCAAGGACCGGTCCATCGTAAATCATCACATCTCCAGTTTCAACGATTTCCTGTCCACGATGGACAACCCCAACAGCCGCATGCAGAAGATAGTAGACAACCTGAGGGTGTCGGCGGATGATACCAGCAGGGGGATAATAAAACTCGAAGAGGACCGTACTGACGGCCGCAAGGTCGAGATTCGGGTAGGTCGCCGCCGGGACGAGAAGACCGGCAACATAGACCCGCAGTACAGCCGGCCCACCATTCGCATCCTCAACCCGGTGGTCCGGGAGGCGAACGGAGCAACGCACAAGCTCACTCCCATGGAGGCGAGGCTGCGTAATCTGAACTATCTCGCTCCCATCGAGCTGGAGTTCACTATCATCGAGGACGGCATCGAGAAGGAGCCGGAGAAGGTGCACATCGGCGATCTGCCCATCATGCTCCGGTCCAAGCGGTGCAACCTCTACAAGGAGAACATGGAGGAGGAGCGGGAGCTCACCGACAGCGAGTACCGCGAGAAGCTCATCGAGGCTGCCGAGGACCCCGCGGACCCCGGTGGATACTTCATCATCGGCGGCACCGAGAGGGTGCTGATATCCCTAGAGGACCTGGCCCCCAACCGGGTCATGGTTGAGTACAACGAGCGTTACGGCACCCAGCTCGAGGTGGCCAAGGTCTTCTCTCAGAAGGAAGGGTACAGAGCCCTCACCCTGGTGGAGAAGAAGAAGGACGGCATCCTTATGGTCACCGTCCCGGCGGCCTCCGGTCAAATTCCCTTGGTCATCCTGATGAAGGCCCTGGGAATGGAGAACGACAAGGAGATCTACGACGCCATCGTCAGCGTGCCGGACATGGCCAACATCGTGTACGCCAACATCGAGGAGTGCCACGATAAGAAGCTGTACCCTCCAAACGGTGTGTTCACCACCGAGGACGCGTTGAACTATCTGGAGCGCAAGTTCGCCACCGGACAGGCTCGCGAGTACAGGGAGAAGAAGGTCGAGTCCATCATCGACCGTTCCCTGCTGCCTCACCTTGGAGACACCAAGGAGGACCGCATTAAGAAGGCCTACTTCCTGGGCCGTATCGCTCGCTCCGTGCTGGAGCTGAGCATCGGGATGCGGAAGGAGGACGACAAGGACCACTACGCGAACAAGCGCTTGAAGCTGTCCGGGGACCTCATGGAGGACCTGTTCCGGGTGGCCTTCACCAATCTGATGAAGGACCTCAAGTACCAATTGGAGCGCTCCTTTGCCCGGAAGAAGGACCTTCGCATCGGGTCGGCCATCCGTCCCGACCTGTTGACGCACCGCCTATTGCACGCCCTTGCCACCGGTAACTGGGTCGGCGGGAGGGCAGGCGTGTCGCAACTTCTGGACCGGACGTCCAACATGAGCACCCTGTCTCACCTGAGGAGGGTAACCTCATCCCTCACCAGGTCCCAGCCTCACTTCGAGGCCCGTGACCTGCACCCCACACAATGGGGTCGCCTGTGCCCCAATGAGACCCCTGAAGGTCAGAACTGCGGTCTGGTCAAGAACGCCGCTCTGATCATCGACGTGTCCGAAGGGTTCCGCGAGGAGGACGTACAGTGGCTCCTGCGCGACCGCGGCGTGGTCGAGGTGAAGGCCGGGGAAGCCATCACCGGAGCCAAGGTCTATGTCAACGGGGACCTCGTGGGCTACATTGAGAACCCCCGCGTGCTTGTGTCGGAGATCCGCGCCGGAAGGCGCCAAGGACTGTTGTCCAACGAGATCAACATCCGCTACGATGAGGAGATGGGCGAGGTCATCATCAACTGTGACGAGGGCCGCCTGAGGCGCCCTCTGCTGGTCATCCAAGAAGGACGGCCGGTCATCACCCGCAAGCATCTCGAGGATATCCGCGAGGGCAAGGTCAAGTGGGCCGACCTGTTGCGCGAGGGGGTCATGGAATGGATCGACGCCGAGGAGGAGGAAGACTCCCTGGTGGCGGTGGAACCCTTCGAGCCGCCGGCAAGGTGCACCAACTGCGGCCGCGCCCTGTCACCCACCGATGTCGACTGGATGAACCCTGGAGTGGACACCAAGGACGCCACCGTCAAGTGCAAGCACTGCGGCGGGGACATGAAGGTACCGTTGCTCATCACCTCCGAGAACACCCATATGGAGGTCGATCCCATGGTCATCCTGGGCGTGGCCGCCGGCGTGGTGCCATACCCCGAGCACGACTCGTCTCCGCGTGTCACCATGGGCTCGGGTATGGCCAAGCAGTCGCTGGGCCTGAGCTGCACCAACTACCGCAAGCGTCCCGATACCAGAGGCCATGTGCTCCACTATCCGCAGAAACCGATGGTGCAGACCAAGCCCATGGATTTCGTGGCCTTCAATGACCGCCCGGCCGGACAGAACTTCGTGGTCGCGGTCATCTCTTATCACGGGTACAACATGGAGGATGCGCTCATCCTGAACCGCGCGTCCATCGAGCGGGGTCTCGGCCGGTCATCCTTCCTCAGGACCTATCGGGCCGAGGAGCGCCGGTACCCCGGAGGGCAGGAGGACCATTTCGAGATCCCCTCCCCCGATGTCCGTGGTGCCCGTACCGACCTCTCCTACGCCAACCTGGGCGAGGACGGCCTGATCTCCCCGGAGACGCTGGTCTCCGGCGGCGATGTGCTGGTCGGCAAGACCTCTCCGCCCAGGTTCCTGGAGGAGGAGACGGACTTCCTCACCCCGCAGAAGCGGAGGGAGACCTCTATTACCATCCGGCCGGGAGAGAGCGGCTGGGTCGACTCGGTCATGCTCACCGAGTCGGAGAACGGCTCCCGCCTGGTCAAGGTCAAGGTGAGGGACGAGCGGGTCCCCGAGCTGGGTGACAAGTTCGCGTCCCGGCACGGGCAGAAGGGAGTCATCGGCCTGATCGTGCCGCAGGAGGACGTGCCGTTCACCTGCGATGGTGTGACCCCCGACCTTGTGATCAACCCCCACGCCATTCCGTCGCGTATGACCGTCGCCCACGTCCTAGAAATGATCGGCGGCAAGGTAGGAGCGATGGAGGCGCGTTCGATCGACGGTACCGCCTTCTCCGGTGAGAAGGAGCAGGCCCTGCGTGAGGCGCTGGGCCGCGCTGGCTTCAATACCACCGGCAAGGAGGTCATGTACGACGGTCGGACCGGGAAGAAGATCGAGGCCGAGATATTCACCGGCGTTATCTACTACCAGAAACTGCACCACATGGTGTCCGGAAAGATGCACGTGCGTTCCCGCGGCCCGGTGCAGATACTAACCAGACAGCCGACCGAGGGCCGTTCCAGGCAGGGCGGTCTGAGGTTCGGTGAGATGGAGAGGGACTGCCTCATCGGGCACGGGGCGGCCATGGTCATCAAGGATCGTTTGCTGGACGAGTCGGACGGCACCTTCCTTTATGTATGCGGAAATCCCGCCTGCGGGCACATCGCCATGATGGACCGCCGGGGGGCCATCCGCTGCCCGGTATGTGGCAACAACACGAACGTGCACCTCGTCCAGACGAGCTATGCGTTCAAGCTGTTGCTCGATGAGCTGCTGTCACTTGGCGTCGTCATGCGCCTTCAGCTGGAGGACCTAAGATGA
- a CDS encoding DNA-directed RNA polymerase subunit H: MVESDLHVLEHDLVPEHSLLSEQEAEKVLANLKITRDQLPKIRRDDSCIRLLERIEGPINPGRIIQIRRKSDTAEEFIVYRLVISKELKG, encoded by the coding sequence GTGGTAGAGTCGGATTTACACGTTTTGGAGCACGATCTCGTGCCAGAGCATTCCCTGCTCTCGGAGCAGGAGGCCGAGAAGGTCTTGGCCAATTTGAAAATAACTAGGGACCAGTTGCCGAAGATCCGGAGGGACGATTCTTGTATCCGGCTCTTAGAGCGCATCGAGGGACCTATCAACCCCGGCAGGATAATCCAAATCAGACGGAAGAGCGATACCGCCGAGGAGTTCATAGTATACCGCCTTGTGATCAGCAAGGAGCTCAAGGGGTGA
- a CDS encoding metallophosphoesterase family protein, protein MKIAHISDLHFSSSLFVQEYADNVARTIQQEGPDLLVVTGDLTTDGYVAEYEAAKRFLDRLEVKDRLIVPGNHDARNLGYTIFEEIIGPRFPLYHGEEVTVVGLDSTEPDVDDGHVGREHYDDIRNHLSGRGVRIVALHHHLIPIPGTGRERQIPTDAGDLLGICKEAGVDIVLSGHKHLAWVWNLDGCFFITAATSTSRRLKGRSRPAMNIMDIEGRELMVREIRTDDRHEEVVLRARLRDRSVTSP, encoded by the coding sequence ATGAAGATCGCACACATTTCGGACCTGCATTTCTCCTCCTCCCTGTTCGTTCAGGAATACGCGGACAATGTCGCTCGGACGATCCAGCAGGAGGGACCGGACCTGCTGGTGGTGACCGGGGACCTGACCACCGACGGCTATGTCGCCGAGTACGAGGCGGCCAAGCGGTTCCTGGACCGCCTGGAAGTGAAAGACCGGTTGATCGTGCCTGGCAACCATGACGCCCGGAACCTCGGCTACACCATCTTCGAGGAGATCATCGGCCCCCGCTTTCCCCTTTACCACGGGGAAGAGGTGACCGTGGTCGGCCTGGACTCCACCGAACCGGACGTTGACGACGGGCATGTGGGGAGGGAGCACTACGACGATATCCGCAACCACCTGTCCGGCCGGGGAGTGCGCATAGTGGCGCTACACCATCACCTGATCCCGATCCCCGGGACGGGGCGAGAGAGACAGATCCCCACCGACGCCGGAGACCTGCTGGGCATCTGCAAGGAGGCTGGGGTGGACATCGTGCTATCGGGCCACAAACACCTGGCGTGGGTGTGGAACCTGGACGGATGCTTCTTCATCACCGCGGCCACCTCCACCTCCCGCCGCCTGAAGGGGCGCTCCCGGCCGGCCATGAACATCATGGATATCGAGGGCCGGGAGCTAATGGTGCGCGAGATCAGGACCGACGACCGGCATGAGGAGGTCGTCCTCCGGGCTCGTCTCAGGGACCGGTCAGTGACCTCTCCCTGA
- the corA gene encoding magnesium/cobalt transporter CorA, producing MSGTGGTTITVMAYDSTAVVREEVSGIGQALDRIGLRKVTWIIVRGKLGEEDLEVLRERLHLHPVVIEEIAEHLPARPKLVDFEEHILITWRLLKLENGEVTEGQAINLLGRGFLVTIVPEKHRFSRTMEALGNEHNQVRSMGADYLLYDIIDAVIDDYFAISEDLGDMIEDAQDRVLTDTGTRSLTEVQHLRRVLIKVRKAIWPLREAINVLVKGQSDLVDDYTAPYYRDAYDHTIELMDTVDTHRDMLAETLDIYQSNVSNQLNNIVKVLTLISVVFAPLTFIVGLYGMNFQYMPELSSPFGYPGVLALMAVVALVMVFLFRYRGWF from the coding sequence ATGTCCGGGACCGGCGGGACGACCATTACCGTTATGGCCTACGACAGTACGGCGGTCGTCCGTGAGGAGGTCAGCGGCATCGGCCAGGCCTTGGACCGTATCGGGCTGCGCAAGGTCACCTGGATCATCGTGAGGGGCAAGCTCGGCGAGGAGGACCTAGAGGTGCTCAGGGAGCGCCTCCATCTTCATCCCGTGGTGATCGAAGAGATCGCCGAACACCTTCCTGCCCGCCCCAAACTAGTGGATTTCGAGGAGCATATCCTGATCACCTGGCGGCTGCTCAAGCTGGAGAACGGGGAGGTGACCGAGGGGCAGGCTATCAACCTGCTGGGAAGGGGGTTCCTGGTGACCATCGTGCCGGAGAAGCACCGCTTCTCACGGACCATGGAAGCCCTGGGCAATGAGCACAACCAGGTCCGGAGCATGGGCGCCGATTACCTGCTCTACGACATCATCGATGCGGTCATCGACGACTACTTCGCCATCTCCGAGGACCTGGGAGACATGATAGAGGACGCCCAGGATAGGGTTCTGACGGACACCGGGACCCGCTCATTGACCGAGGTCCAGCACCTGCGGAGGGTGCTGATTAAGGTACGCAAGGCCATCTGGCCGCTCCGAGAGGCCATCAACGTCCTGGTGAAGGGGCAGTCGGACCTGGTCGACGACTACACCGCCCCTTACTACCGGGATGCTTACGATCATACCATCGAGCTTATGGATACCGTGGACACCCACCGCGATATGCTCGCCGAGACCCTGGATATCTACCAGAGCAACGTGAGCAATCAGCTCAACAATATCGTCAAGGTGCTGACTCTCATCTCGGTGGTGTTCGCTCCCCTGACCTTCATCGTTGGCCTGTACGGAATGAACTTCCAATACATGCCCGAGTTGAGCTCTCCCTTTGGTTACCCTGGAGTGCTGGCATTGATGGCGGTGGTCGCTCTGGTCATGGTCTTCCTGTTCAGGTATCGGGGTTGGTTCTGA
- the rpoA2 gene encoding DNA-directed RNA polymerase subunit A'' yields MARKDTFNALQKRGIDAAVADKLLQGYTSITDIASASSADLLSLGLTEEQTATVLSKLGKAKKDSGSKKAVKKEAVVEPVRKVEFQRVIKAKPVTAYETKLNGMLQELGLELPRRVVVTLGERLEGTNISDAKIKEILTRSSQKFELHKMDANESAGILAAQSIGEPGTQMTMRTFHYAGVAEINVTLGLPRLIEIVDARRVPSTPMMTVYIQPEYRENVDEVRRVASRIEKTTLLDIADIETDIVNMKVIVHPDMSKLDQKGITLEQIVERLNKDRRLRGQVALVADEEDPARRQVVVSSEEASFKKLQGIVQATRDSVIQGLDGIERAILRKQPNGEYVIYTAGSNLRDVLAEDKVDRKRTTTNSIQEIYDVLGVEAARNSIINEASRTLEEQGLTVDIRHIMLVADLMTNDGDVKAIGRHGISGRKSSVLARAAFEITATHLLHAALTGETDDLDGVAENIIVGQPVTLGTGAVNLVYEPKKRPKEAIE; encoded by the coding sequence ATGGCCCGTAAGGATACGTTCAACGCATTGCAGAAGAGGGGGATTGACGCGGCGGTCGCCGATAAGCTCCTCCAGGGGTACACCAGCATCACCGACATCGCTTCGGCGAGCTCCGCGGACCTGCTGTCCCTCGGTCTTACCGAGGAGCAGACGGCGACCGTGCTCAGCAAGCTGGGCAAGGCTAAGAAGGACTCCGGAAGCAAGAAAGCGGTCAAGAAGGAGGCCGTCGTCGAGCCGGTCAGGAAGGTCGAGTTCCAGCGGGTGATCAAGGCCAAGCCGGTCACCGCGTACGAGACCAAGCTGAACGGCATGCTGCAGGAGCTCGGTCTGGAGCTCCCGCGGAGGGTCGTGGTCACCCTTGGCGAGCGGCTGGAAGGCACCAACATTTCCGACGCCAAGATCAAGGAGATCCTGACCCGGTCGTCCCAGAAGTTCGAGCTTCACAAGATGGACGCCAACGAGTCGGCCGGTATCCTGGCCGCCCAGTCCATCGGCGAGCCCGGTACTCAGATGACCATGCGTACCTTCCACTACGCCGGTGTCGCTGAAATCAACGTTACTCTGGGGCTGCCGCGTCTCATCGAGATTGTGGACGCCCGCCGGGTGCCGTCGACCCCGATGATGACCGTCTACATCCAACCGGAGTACCGGGAGAACGTTGACGAGGTCCGAAGGGTCGCCTCGCGCATTGAGAAGACCACTCTGTTGGACATCGCCGACATCGAGACGGACATCGTCAACATGAAAGTAATAGTTCATCCCGACATGTCCAAGCTGGACCAGAAGGGCATCACTCTGGAGCAGATCGTGGAGCGGCTGAACAAGGACCGGCGCCTGCGCGGCCAGGTCGCGTTGGTCGCCGACGAGGAGGATCCTGCCCGTAGGCAGGTAGTAGTCTCCTCGGAGGAGGCCAGCTTCAAGAAGCTGCAGGGCATCGTGCAGGCCACCAGGGACTCGGTCATCCAAGGCTTGGATGGTATCGAGAGAGCTATCCTGAGGAAGCAGCCTAATGGCGAGTACGTCATCTACACCGCGGGGTCCAACCTCCGCGACGTCCTAGCCGAGGACAAGGTCGACCGCAAGCGGACGACCACCAACTCGATTCAAGAGATCTATGACGTGCTCGGGGTGGAGGCGGCCCGGAACTCCATCATCAACGAGGCGTCGAGGACCCTGGAAGAACAGGGCCTTACGGTCGACATCCGGCACATCATGCTCGTGGCCGACCTAATGACCAACGACGGCGACGTCAAGGCCATTGGCCGGCATGGGATCTCCGGCAGGAAATCGAGTGTGCTCGCAAGGGCCGCGTTCGAGATTACTGCCACCCACCTGCTCCATGCCGCTCTCACCGGAGAGAC
- a CDS encoding zinc finger domain-containing protein: protein MESEKICSSCGVRLGKNDGMTFFKCPECGVVEIGRCPKCRDQSVTYTCTKCGFTGP from the coding sequence ATGGAATCAGAGAAGATTTGCAGCTCATGCGGTGTCAGGCTGGGCAAGAACGACGGTATGACGTTCTTCAAGTGCCCCGAGTGCGGCGTGGTGGAGATCGGCCGCTGCCCTAAGTGCAGGGACCAGAGCGTAACCTACACCTGCACCAAGTGCGGGTTCACCGGACCTTAG
- a CDS encoding DNA-directed RNA polymerase subunit A' — protein MMRGVSKRIGSIKFSTLSPDEIRKMSATKVITADTYDDDGFPIDMGLMDPHLGVIEPGLRCKTCGNKVDECPGHFGHIDLAMPVIHVGLVKEIKKLLQSTCKTCGHLLMTKEEAQRKAQEWADMDDLGGDAIDYRLLAKGTAKDASKNTICPYCGQEQGKITLDKPTTFREDGHKLTPKEVRERLERIPDEDLPPLGIDPNSCRPEWMVLTALAVPPVTVRPSITLESGDRSEDDLTHKLVDVLRINQRLRENRDAGAPQLIVEDLWELLQYHVTTYFDNQTSGIPPARHRSGRPLKTLVQRLKGKEGRFRSNLSGKRVNFSARTVISPDPSLSINEVGVPEEAARELTVPVHVTRSNLEFLRSMVKGGSNPPRIDGKYLPGVNYVIRSDGRRMKVTDRNAESIAEGLEVGYVVERHLMDKDVVLFNRQPSLHRMSMMAHTVRVMPWKTFRFNLCVCPPYNADFDGDEMNLHVLQSDEARAEAMILMRVQEHILSPRFGGPVIGAIHDHITGTFLLTHMDPRYDKQETISILANIRHDDLPKPIMEDGKERWTGHQLFSLVLPEDFHITFKASICRNCAVCKKEDCDLDAYVKIRKGKLLTGTIDEKAIGSFKGKILDKITRDYGADASREFLDNVTKLAIGAIMVRGFTTGIDDEDIPEEATRQINEVLTDAVRKVSEFVQAYREGILEQLPGRSLDETLEVEVMKVLGRARDEAGQIAGRHLGMENSAVIMARSGARGSMLNLSQMAGCIGQQAVRGERLSRGYWNRTLPHFKKGDLGAEAKGFVQNSYKSGLTPTEFFFHSMGGREGLVDTAVRTSRSGYMQRRLISALEDLKLKQDGTVRNTADIIVQLRYGEDGVDPCRSVQGDAVDVDDILSEVLGDDAEALARLEEKKLAGYATIEKDLMETIEEEEAEEPEYDAGGGGGED, from the coding sequence ATGATGCGAGGCGTTTCAAAGAGGATCGGTTCGATCAAGTTCTCGACACTGTCGCCCGACGAGATCAGGAAGATGTCCGCCACCAAGGTCATCACCGCGGATACCTACGACGATGACGGCTTCCCGATCGACATGGGCCTCATGGATCCCCACCTGGGGGTCATTGAGCCGGGTCTGCGCTGCAAGACCTGCGGTAACAAGGTGGACGAGTGCCCCGGGCACTTCGGCCATATCGACCTGGCCATGCCGGTCATCCATGTAGGCCTGGTCAAGGAGATCAAGAAGCTTTTGCAGTCAACCTGCAAGACCTGCGGGCACCTCCTCATGACCAAGGAGGAGGCACAGCGCAAGGCCCAAGAGTGGGCGGACATGGACGACCTGGGCGGCGATGCCATCGACTACCGCCTGTTGGCCAAGGGAACGGCCAAGGACGCGTCCAAGAACACCATTTGCCCCTATTGCGGTCAGGAGCAGGGCAAGATCACCCTGGACAAGCCGACGACCTTCCGCGAGGATGGCCACAAGCTCACCCCCAAGGAGGTCAGGGAGCGCCTGGAGCGCATACCAGACGAGGACCTCCCTCCGTTGGGCATCGATCCCAACTCCTGCCGCCCTGAATGGATGGTACTGACCGCCCTGGCCGTACCGCCGGTAACGGTCCGTCCGTCCATCACCCTGGAGTCCGGGGACCGGTCCGAGGATGACCTGACCCACAAGCTCGTGGATGTCCTGAGGATCAATCAGAGGCTTCGGGAGAACCGTGACGCCGGCGCCCCCCAGCTGATCGTCGAGGATCTCTGGGAGCTGCTGCAGTACCACGTCACCACCTACTTCGACAACCAGACCTCGGGCATCCCCCCGGCCAGACATCGTTCCGGCCGGCCGCTCAAGACCCTGGTGCAGAGGCTGAAGGGCAAGGAAGGCCGCTTCCGTTCCAACCTGTCCGGTAAGCGTGTCAACTTCTCCGCCCGTACCGTCATCTCGCCCGACCCCTCTCTCTCGATCAATGAGGTCGGAGTGCCCGAGGAGGCCGCCCGTGAGCTCACCGTTCCGGTACACGTCACCCGGTCCAACCTTGAGTTCCTGAGGTCCATGGTTAAGGGTGGCTCCAACCCTCCAAGGATTGACGGCAAGTACCTGCCCGGTGTCAACTACGTCATTCGTTCCGACGGCCGCAGGATGAAGGTCACCGACCGCAATGCAGAATCGATCGCCGAGGGTCTGGAGGTCGGATACGTGGTCGAGCGGCACCTCATGGACAAGGACGTCGTCCTGTTCAACCGGCAGCCGTCCCTGCACCGCATGTCCATGATGGCTCACACCGTGCGGGTCATGCCCTGGAAGACCTTCCGCTTCAATCTGTGCGTCTGCCCGCCGTACAACGCCGACTTCGATGGCGATGAGATGAACCTGCATGTATTGCAGAGCGACGAGGCCCGGGCGGAGGCAATGATCCTGATGAGGGTGCAGGAGCACATCCTGTCCCCGAGGTTCGGAGGCCCGGTCATTGGCGCCATCCACGACCACATCACCGGGACCTTCTTGCTCACCCACATGGACCCCCGCTATGACAAGCAGGAGACCATCAGCATCCTCGCCAACATCAGGCACGACGATCTACCCAAGCCTATCATGGAGGATGGCAAGGAACGATGGACTGGACACCAGCTGTTCTCCCTTGTCCTTCCCGAGGACTTCCACATAACCTTCAAGGCCTCGATCTGCCGGAACTGCGCGGTGTGCAAGAAGGAGGATTGCGATCTGGACGCCTACGTCAAGATCCGCAAGGGGAAGCTGCTCACCGGCACTATCGATGAGAAGGCCATCGGTTCTTTCAAGGGCAAGATCCTCGACAAGATCACCCGCGACTACGGCGCGGACGCGTCCCGGGAGTTCCTGGACAACGTCACCAAGCTGGCCATCGGGGCGATCATGGTGCGCGGCTTCACCACCGGCATAGACGACGAGGACATCCCCGAGGAAGCGACCAGGCAGATCAACGAGGTGCTGACGGACGCCGTGCGAAAGGTATCGGAGTTCGTCCAAGCTTACCGCGAAGGCATCCTCGAGCAGCTGCCCGGACGTTCCCTCGATGAGACGCTGGAAGTGGAGGTCATGAAGGTCCTGGGACGCGCCAGGGACGAGGCCGGTCAGATCGCCGGCCGCCACCTGGGTATGGAGAACTCCGCGGTCATCATGGCCCGTTCGGGGGCCAGGGGTTCCATGCTTAACCTGTCCCAGATGGCCGGTTGCATCGGCCAGCAAGCGGTCCGTGGGGAGCGTTTGTCCAGGGGCTACTGGAACAGGACCCTTCCGCACTTCAAGAAGGGCGACCTGGGAGCGGAGGCCAAGGGGTTCGTGCAGAACTCCTACAAGAGCGGGCTCACCCCGACGGAGTTCTTCTTCCACTCTATGGGTGGACGTGAGGGTCTGGTCGATACCGCCGTTCGAACGTCCCGGTCGGGTTATATGCAGCGCCGGCTGATCAGCGCGCTGGAGGACCTCAAGCTGAAGCAGGACGGTACCGTCCGCAACACTGCGGACATCATAGTCCAGCTCCGGTACGGCGAGGACGGCGTGGACCCCTGCCGCAGCGTGCAGGGGGACGCGGTGGACGTGGACGACATTCTGTCCGAGGTTCTTGGCGACGACGCCGAGGCTCTGGCCCGCCTCGAGGAGAAGAAGCTGGCCGGCTACGCTACCATCGAGAAGGATCTCATGGAGACCATCGAGGAGGAAGAGGCCGAGGAGCCGGAATATGACGCCGGTGGGGGCGGAGGTGAGGACTGA
- a CDS encoding DNA alkylation repair protein, with protein sequence MNGEEESVSKVMDELRARSNEASRAGMARYGIDTTAALGGSSVPQMRAMARRLGKNHAVAAALWSTGVHEARILATMVDEPTTVTEEQMEAWALEFRSWDLCDQCCTNLFVATPYAWPKAVEWPRRPEEFVRRAGFVLMAVLAVHDKKAPDARFLDLLPVIENGADDDRNFVRKAVNWALRQIGKRDMELNRAAVECALRIAGRESKAARWIAADALRELRDDVVQARLQAREIKKHGKP encoded by the coding sequence GTGAACGGCGAGGAAGAAAGCGTTTCGAAGGTCATGGACGAGCTGAGGGCTAGGTCAAACGAGGCTTCCCGGGCGGGCATGGCCCGCTACGGCATCGATACCACCGCCGCCCTCGGTGGGTCATCGGTACCCCAAATGAGGGCCATGGCCCGGCGCCTGGGAAAGAACCATGCGGTCGCCGCGGCGCTGTGGTCCACCGGGGTCCACGAGGCAAGAATACTGGCAACGATGGTCGACGAGCCGACCACGGTCACCGAGGAGCAGATGGAGGCGTGGGCCCTGGAATTCCGCTCCTGGGACCTGTGCGACCAATGCTGCACCAACCTGTTCGTGGCAACGCCCTACGCGTGGCCCAAGGCGGTCGAGTGGCCCCGCCGCCCGGAGGAGTTCGTCAGGCGCGCCGGTTTCGTGCTCATGGCCGTTCTGGCGGTTCACGACAAGAAGGCCCCCGATGCCCGGTTCCTGGACCTCCTGCCGGTTATCGAGAATGGGGCGGACGACGACCGCAACTTTGTGCGCAAGGCGGTCAACTGGGCTCTCCGACAGATTGGAAAGCGGGATATGGAGCTCAACCGGGCGGCGGTGGAGTGCGCTCTTAGGATCGCTGGCCGCGAAAGCAAGGCGGCACGGTGGATTGCCGCCGACGCGCTCCGGGAGCTGAGGGACGATGTGGTGCAGGCCCGCCTGCAGGCGCGGGAGATCAAAAAACACGGCAAGCCCTAA